The Mastacembelus armatus chromosome 13, fMasArm1.2, whole genome shotgun sequence DNA segment TACAAATTGAAACACCTTTCAGGCATGAAAACTTGATTTGCTTTATTATGGTGTTGTTCTTCttaattaatgttattaatgtcATAAATAGATCACAATAACTAATTATATGTTATACTTTGATTTTAACTGGTGgaagtaaaacacaaatacacaaatctTTAATATCTAACAGATATTATACcatattctgtgttttctcagtAGTATAAATTgtcttattttttgtgtgtgtagctcAAGTACCTTGCGCAGCACTCTGCCACAGGGAGGCCAGCCAAGGCCCTGGCCTAGGCCATTCACGAACCACAAGATAGAGAAGAGTGTGACAGTGGAAGACCAAGAGAAGACCACATTGATGCTTCCCACAATGAACAGGCCAATGGAGAAGAGCCAGCGAGCGCTGATCTGGTCTGAGAGCACACCACTGATGAACTTACTGATAGCATAGGCCAAAGATTGACTGCTGGTGATCATGCCTGAACAAAGAGAGGACAAGAGAAAAGGAGTGTGCATAGGGCAAATTAAGCAGCAGGATTTTGTAGttctaaatatatatagttTCCTGCAAAACTCACAGCTAGAGGTTTGTCAGACATTATGCTTATGATGTTGGCATGACAGGGGGAAATAATTCATCAACTATAAAAAAAATCGTTAAGCAAATGAAAGTCCAAAGTCAATGCAAATCCAGACATCACATACCCAGGTCATCCTTATCCAGCTCAATTTCTTGCATCAAAGAAGGCATCACAAAGGAGAAAGTCTTTCTGTTAAAGTAGTACAGTGTGTAGCCAACAAACATGGCCAGAAATATAGTTGTTCTGTAGTACCCATAACTTGTGGTAGCCATGACTTCAGAtttaaaatgtgagaaaaatatATGACAATCCAGAGGAGAGACACGCTGCTGCCTCTTCACAGACTTCGGCTGTCTGTGACAGTGAACTTTGTTTCAGGATCCACTGTACAGAAGCAGCTGCTGACGAGCGGAGAGGAGTTTGCAATCAGTAGGGGAGGTTAATGGTCAACTTCTCTGCTCCAAAACTGATTTAATCAGACTAGCTGCTTTTATGCTGCAGGCCAGCCAGAGGAGTTGGAAAAGGATCTCACTTTGTGACATCGACACCGTCTATGCTATATTGTTCACTTCAGGCATCAATTTATACTTGGAGAATAATCTTGGTGCCATTTCCCCTGTTGCTATTTGTCCATCTGAGGATGTAATGGAATGGAGTCCTCACATTAATGCAGTTAATGATTCACTGGGGCGTCTGGTAGTTGCTGCAAACCGCAGGTAGCCTCCCCTCCATGTGCAGGGGTATATGAATGATGGTGGTCCTCAACAGCCAAAGACCTGGCAGCAGGATTTTGTAGTTATCTGTTGTTGCCTGCAACTGTGTGAAAGGTTGAAAAAGATTACACAACCATTGTGTGTAGTGAATCTGAAGAAGGTATTAAGTACCAACATAAACAGTATTAAAAAAGCTCATTACCCAGTTTAAGTGTCCGGGCAATACATGACACTTTACACACAGACGGATACTAAACATTAGGCGTGTAAAATCTGAAGTAACTAGCTACGTATGTTTATTCTGCAGCCACAGTCAGCGGCCTAAGCAAACCACCTCCTGTGTATGTGTAGCTCTTACTAATTAGTGTGCAGGAAGGTTATGCGCCTGCAGCTGTGTGAGTGTTGAACCACCTCATGTTTTCGCCTCGGCAGCTTAGGGCATGGGAGAGAAGGGCAGTGTGTGAAGTTTCCGCATCACGTGGGTAAACAGGCGCCGCCCAgtaatgaacttttttttttttttgcggcAGTTAACTAGgttagttagctagctagttaaGTTTTTCATCTTAACTGTGACAGACcgctgtgaaaaataaataagcgTTAAACCTGATCGTTTCCAGGCAAAGTAACTAACGTTagtgtttgaaataaatttaatatgagagctagctagctaactagctaacctTATTAGCTAAATAATGACTGTTAATTTAATATTGCATTTTAAGCTAGCGATAAGGACCATACATTTAGACTAACTCACTGCTCTTGTTCTCAATTTTAGCACGTAAAAAAAAGGTATATTTAGCGTTAATTACGAACCACTAATCAAATTTATGTCCCCCACCCCCTCACACGTTAGCCTAGCATTTGCTCCCATGGCAACGGACAACAAACATCTCCCAGGTTTCAACTTGTGTCGTTAAATTCAAGTCCATGTTGTGAGTAAACCGGCTGCAAACTTTAGTCTTTTTTTCTAGACTCATTTTCTCTATCGCCGTTGTCCTGGATAGCAAAAAACAGAGGACCATGGTAAGTTTTTGGGCTGAAATAAGAAACATGACATGCTAACCTTTAACGCTAACTAACTCAGGTTGTTGTAGGTAATGGAGGGTGGTTATAAGTAGCTAACTAACTAATGCCAATCCGTTTAGAGACTAGCATCCAGCTCCACGAACTCAAGGAGCAGCTCTTATACCCAGAAGTACCGTACACGGGCACCCACTTCTCAGGTGGACGAAACCCTGTTTGGGAGTCCAAACCCGGTGAGTTTTTTTGGGCTGAGACCAGCCAATAAAAATTTagctgtctgtttttatatttctaagGTAGTTATATTTCTAGACCATTGTAATTGGTCTTCTAGCATCAGTGGGGTGATATATCAGTACAAGTACAGTACTAACGTTAGTTGAAAAAGTGGAGACATCACTCAGGTTATAAGAGGGTTTCTGAAATGAACTCTGTCCAGGTATCAGCAGACAAGCGTGGACATTCAGCCTTCAGTAACAAGGAGAAGTCCCAGAggaaacaagaagaagagaCTGTTCAGATTATCACCAAAGACCTAATTCGCAATCTCAGGTAGATTGACACCCACTAATAAACTGCACAGGTCAGCAAGGAGcacctgctgaaagcaccatgcAGATTTTAATAGATACAAATTAAAACTGACTGAGAATGAGCAGCTTCATGCACTGATACATATTCAATCTCTGCGACAGAGTAAATGAAGTAAAAATgagtaaaatgagaaatatacTATACAGACAAATCAGGAGACCCAACATGGACAGTTAACATACAATCCCATCATGTTAATTTGACAGAATCCCATTGAAGGATCCATCAGGAGAGTCCATCATTCTTCCAACAGATGAGTTTGAGAGGATCAACTCAGCAGCCCAGGTTCTCAGTAAGGAGGACCGGGAAGCCTTGAAGGAGGCTTatcagaggaggaaagaagaggaaatggTAGGAAACATAAATAAACTCTTATAAAAGTTGTcctaacaacaataaaacaatgatCCTCCTCCGACACCTTTTTCATCTACTGGTCTTCCAGCAAGCAGCAGAAGAAAGGAAACATCAAATCTATGTGGCAGACCAGTGCCGTAAAGAGAACTACGCACTGACTGAACTGGAGCTAGAGGCCCAGAACCGTGCACAGCGTTTGGTGGAGCGGGCCAACACCTTGAGGATGGAGCAAGAGGATGAGATTAAAAATCTCAATAAAGTAGACAGTGAACATTTCAATATGTATCTGTAACTCAGAAGTGCTCAGAAGAACTACTGATTTTCACAAAACAGTGAACACTGATACTAATGATTatgtgttgtggtgtgtgtgtgtgtggtgcctCCAGCTGATTCTCAGTGCTCAGTGTCAAGCCACTCGTGATGCCCAGATCcaagagaaaaaacagatcCAGGTGGAGTTGTTAGAGGAGGAGAAGCGTCTGGATGCCATGATGGAGGTGGAGCGGCGCAAGGCCTTGGAGACCATGGAGAAAATCGCTGAGTTGCGCAAACAGCAGAGGATCGGGTAATGGGAGGTCTGCTGGGTCATTAAGACAAAATAATTCTTGGGCACATTTGCACAtgaatgaagtaaaaaaaaacaaaaaactttttaaCCTGACAGCGTCTTTTTGTAGACAATGTTTAGCAtagttattgtgtgtgttgtgcatgtcTTAATTCTAGTGGAATGCAGGAAATTTATAACCAGATCCAGCAACGTATGGAGGAGAAGCAACTGGAAAACGAGGtgaaagagcaggagagagagcagATACGAGAGAACCAGGACAAAATAAACCTGGAAGACCTCAAGGTGCAGACACAAGGGGGAGACACAGCCCATGCAGAgacaatatataaaatacacaggaaaggaagaaaattcGCATGCATACTCATGATTGTCCTCTTCCAGGCCctggagaaaaagagacaagagCAACAGCGTCTACATGAGGAGGTCATGCGTATCAATGCTGAGGCCATGCGGACCAagctgcagaggagagaagaggagaagctgGCTGACATGAGAGATATggaatttgtcaaaaaaaaactgGTAAGAAGAAAAGCAAATTACCACcatacacattcacaaaaaacaattagACAAACCAGTGAAAGAGGGAAAATACATACATGAGGTTCAGTTCAGCAACTGTCAgtattcacatgcacacattttagctaatttcatcattaaaagatatatatatatatatatatatatatatatttttcatattgacATTACATGACCTCTGAAGGAGCGGGAGGCTGAATATGAAGCAGAGCAAAGGAGAATCAAGAAGGACAAAGAGTTGGAGATTGCTAGGCTGAGGGCCCagcaagaaaaagtaaaagacTACAAGGCTGAGCAGGTAAAAACTACCAGCTGCTTTTATAGATTAAAACCCAACAATCACATTCTCAGAGGTTCATAGGCATTAAAGCATTCTGAGCATTCACTATGTCGTAATTTCCTGTGCCTGCACAACTGGAAGGATGAGCTCCGTGCTCGGAGGAACCAAGAAATTACAGAGAGAcaatggaggaaaaaagagaaagaactgGCTGAAAAGAAAGCCCGGGAAGAAGCAATGCTGAAGGCGGCTCGCTTGGAGCAGGTTCAGCGCAAAGAGCACCTCTTGTCAATTGAGGCTGGCCGGGAGAAGGCCACGTTTGAGAGGGTGCTGAAGTAAGGAACTTCAATTTTCACATCATCAAATGACATTCCTTTAAGATTTAGTGCAAAGGAAAATATTACTTACAGCCTAGATTACttgtattaaaaatatttaactatTAAGGCTTTAATATTTAGTTTccatttattaatattatttgatGCATTCAAGCTGTATCATTGTATGAATTGTGTATTAACATTTATCCCCACAGAGCACAACAGGAAGCCATAGTCAAAcgaagggaggaggaggagaagcagcatCAGAAAGCTCTTCGTCACTCAGAGGCCATCCGACAACAAATGAAAGAACGTGAACTCTCAGCCATAACCAAGCGTAGAGAGATCTTCGAGGAAGCTGATCGGCTGAACGAGGAAGCCCGGCAGAGACGTGCACGTCTCAATGAGATCAAAGAGAAGAAACTGAAGGAGCTCAAGTAAGTATGGGCAGGTTAATGGACCTTTCTTGTGGTTGATATTTTGACATCACTATGCTATTGAACAACATAATCTCACTCTATATTAAGCAGATGTTAACTATAAACCTGATGTATTTTTCTATTAAAGGGCTACAGGGCTCTCTGAAAAATACTGCAGCGAAGTGGAGAGGAAGGTCCAGACCTGCCTAATCTGACTGACTCCATCACATTTTACAGGGTTTAActtaaagaggaaaaacacatttcaagcCGAAATATAACTTCAATCTACCAATAAAGATTTCAGTTAAACTTCAATTCTCTTAGAAGTTTTGATCATTACTATAGCATGTTTTGTTGGTTTATAGTGTTTTAGACTATGTGAAAAAACAACTCACCAGTATAATGGGACCCGAGACAATTCTACTGCCTCACACAAACTGAGTCCAGAGCAAACCGGAtacaattttttgttttttatttacgCTAGTATTTCCCTTTCAGTTAAGTCATATTCTTCCACTTATCAGTGAGAGAGCCCCCTTATTATTAATATGCATGACAACAGAAAGGAATTCAACTTATGTTAGGGTTAGGATGACACTTTACATACACAGCTCAAAGCATGTAAGGAAGTTAAGTACATCAAGGTAAATACAAGCTCTTATTTCAGACCATTCTTGACAAAGAACTGGACGTACTGAGACCTAATTTCTTCATCGTAACcacctaaacacacaaactacaggagTGTTTATGGATCTATTCAAGCTGTAGTTAAGACACCAAAGGTTCCACCAGCCTGTTGCCTTATTCCTCCGTGTTTGTTCTTGCCACTTAGCTTTAACGGTGGAGGAAACAGGACAGGGGAATGGATGGAGGACATATGGATGGGGTCTCCATCTAAAAGTATTCAATTCTTCATGTTCACTTCTGTACACGCAAAAAAGTAATGATGACCGAGGGGAAACACCACAACACCTGGCATACACAGACCTCAGCACAAGGAGGGTTCAGagtaaataacacacacacacacatacatacatacatacgtacacacacacacacggtacGGTTAAGGGCACAGGGGTTTGGTAGCCGTGATCCCATCCTTGCACATATACAGTTACAGTCTCACTCACAACCACTGTACACGGCACAAGAGGTCACCTAAATACATGGCGCCAATGAAAGAGAGCTAACATCTAGTAAGGTGGATTGGTAGCCCAGTACAGGCTGTGAGGGGGTTAAAATTCTTATTTAGACAtcagatcacacacacaaacacgcacacgtGCGTGCATACacgcatacatacatacagacacaccCTCATTCAAATAGTGACATACGTCTGTATGCATTTAAAACTCCATAAAGCTACACGCCTGTGCAGAATATACTATCATTACTTAGTGTTGCTAGCTATAGCCATTGAATTGGCAATATATGTTCAAATATTATATGTAACCTTTTTCAGAATATACAATGAGGAATGCATTATACAGACAAACGAGACAATGTAAGCTGTTCACATGTTCAGTACATTAAAAGTAAGAGCTTCTCTACATCAATTTCTTCTTTCAAGTGCAAAATCCAATGCTCCTCCACCTACTTCAAAGGTTCATCGCTGAGCTTTAGCAAGTCCACTTCTGCGcaaacaaactgataaaaaaaaaaaaaaaggacaataacaaacaaaatctaaacAAGTAGTCATAAATATGGAATGTTTTAAATACAAAGAAACAAGTGGTtcaatttcttttcaaaacatacaaataaaagtccTTCAATGCAGTTAAATGTTTTCTCTTATAACAGGACAacatgatagaaaaaaaaaaaaaaaaaatcagcactCAAAACGAGAGTGGTTTGTTGCTTGCTTGTGGCCCCTGTTGTGAGTAGAAGACCATGGGAAGCTGGTGAGGAACACAAAGAGAGAAGGACAAATG contains these protein-coding regions:
- the cfap45 gene encoding cilia- and flagella-associated protein 45, giving the protein MRLASSSTNSRSSSYTQKYRTRAPTSQVDETLFGSPNPVSADKRGHSAFSNKEKSQRKQEEETVQIITKDLIRNLRIPLKDPSGESIILPTDEFERINSAAQVLSKEDREALKEAYQRRKEEEMQAAEERKHQIYVADQCRKENYALTELELEAQNRAQRLVERANTLRMEQEDEIKNLNKLILSAQCQATRDAQIQEKKQIQVELLEEEKRLDAMMEVERRKALETMEKIAELRKQQRIGGMQEIYNQIQQRMEEKQLENEVKEQEREQIRENQDKINLEDLKALEKKRQEQQRLHEEVMRINAEAMRTKLQRREEEKLADMRDMEFVKKKLEREAEYEAEQRRIKKDKELEIARLRAQQEKVKDYKAEQDELRARRNQEITERQWRKKEKELAEKKAREEAMLKAARLEQVQRKEHLLSIEAGREKATFERVLKAQQEAIVKRREEEEKQHQKALRHSEAIRQQMKERELSAITKRREIFEEADRLNEEARQRRARLNEIKEKKLKELKATGLSEKYCSEVERKVQTCLI